One Dermacentor andersoni chromosome 6, qqDerAnde1_hic_scaffold, whole genome shotgun sequence genomic window carries:
- the LOC140218738 gene encoding uncharacterized protein: protein MYSRRAALTLLCLALVAALVTQEAQASKLKKVAKYALIGAALAPRIVPIPIPIGHHAHYEPHYDHGWHAGLQGGHGWW from the exons ATGTACAGCCGCCGAGCCGCACTCACCCTTCTCTGCCTGGCCCTCGTGGCGGCCCTCGTGACGCAAGAGGCGCAGGCCAGCAAGCTCAAGAAGGTGGCCAAGTACGCGCTCATCGGCGCCGCCCTGGCGCCAAGGATTGTCCCAATCCCGATCCCGATTGG TCACCACGCGCACTACGAGCCCCACTATGACCACGGCTGGCACGCCGGTCTGCAGGGCGGTCACGGCTGGTGGTGA